The window CGTGAGTGGGCCATGCACTGCATCGAAGAACTCGGCATTGCTGATCTGGCTCATAGGCAAATTGGACAGTTATCGGGTGGGCAGCAGCAACGTTCATTCCTGGCGCGTGCCTTGGCACAGAAAGCCGACATCTATTTCATGGATGAGCCGATGTCAGGTGTGGATGCTGCCACGGAACAGACAGTTTTCCAGATTCTCAAGCGACTGCGAAACGAGGGCAAGCTGGTCATGGTGGTGCATCATGATATTCGCACTGCCCAGCAGTATTTTGATCAGCTTCTACTTCTGAATACCCGTCTGGTGGCTGCTGGACCAACTCAGGAAGTATTCCAGCATGAGGCATTACAGCGTACCTACGGTGGCAGGCTGGTTGCCTTGGAAAAAGTAGGACTGGCGGTACGAGACAAGGTGCCGACAGCATGAGTCATCTCTTTACCTACAACACCATGCTGGTGATGGTTGGCACCGGTTTGCTTGGTGCAGTGTCGGGCTTGATCGGGTCGTTTGCAGTTTTGCGTAAACAATCGCTGGCAGGTGATACCTATGCCCATGCAGCATTGCCTGGGCTTTGCATTGCATTTCTGCTCGCGGGAGAGCGATCACTCCCAGCTTTGTTGCTAGGCGCTTTCCTCAGTGGTCTGCTGGGGCTGATGCTCGTCAGTCTGATCACGAGATATACCAAAGTCAAAACCGATGCAGCTTTGGGAATTATTCTGAGCACCTTTTTTGGTCTCGGGATTGTCATCAGCCGTATTGTGCAGAATCAAACCGCCACGGGAAGCAAGGCAGGTCTGGATTCTTACATATTGGGAAAGACAGCAGGGATTATTGCCAGTGATGTCTATCTGATTGGAGCTATTGGTTTACTCTGCCTGGCGACCATTCTCTTCCTCTTCAAGGAATTCAATGTACTCTGTTTCGACAGCGAATTTGCCAAAAGCCAGGGCTGGCCGGTGTTGTTCCTTGATTTTGTACTTCTGATGCTGTTGGGATTAGTCGTGGTGACCGGCTTGCCTGTGGTGGGAGTGGTCATGATGGCTGCCCTTTTGATTTTGCCTGCCGTGACGGCCCGCTT of the Planctomycetia bacterium genome contains:
- a CDS encoding metal ABC transporter ATP-binding protein; the encoded protein is MTAPLLDVHDVTVAYHHKPVLWNVDFTIHEPSLVGVMGPNGAGKSTLIKAILNLVPKASGEVTLFGQHLSKVRQRVGYVPQRESVDWDFPINVFDLVLMGTYGSLGWFRRPGKKEREWAMHCIEELGIADLAHRQIGQLSGGQQQRSFLARALAQKADIYFMDEPMSGVDAATEQTVFQILKRLRNEGKLVMVVHHDIRTAQQYFDQLLLLNTRLVAAGPTQEVFQHEALQRTYGGRLVALEKVGLAVRDKVPTA
- a CDS encoding metal ABC transporter permease: MSHLFTYNTMLVMVGTGLLGAVSGLIGSFAVLRKQSLAGDTYAHAALPGLCIAFLLAGERSLPALLLGAFLSGLLGLMLVSLITRYTKVKTDAALGIILSTFFGLGIVISRIVQNQTATGSKAGLDSYILGKTAGIIASDVYLIGAIGLLCLATILFLFKEFNVLCFDSEFAKSQGWPVLFLDFVLLMLLGLVVVTGLPVVGVVMMAALLILPAVTARFWTERLAIMLPVSAAFGAITGLVGTLLSAEFAYLPAGPIIVLAGTVFFLISALFAPRRGWLARLRQRMNLDLTGSMVEWKTETP